From a region of the Sporosarcina ureilytica genome:
- the yugI gene encoding S1 domain-containing post-transcriptional regulator GSP13 encodes MARTYTTGEKLTGKVTGIQPYGAFVALDENTQGLVHISEITYGFVKDINDYISVGEEVEVKVLEVDEEAGKISLSMRALQEAPDKNDNPRKSLQARVNERDAEGFNSLKEKLQDWIGKSGQSK; translated from the coding sequence ATGGCAAGAACATACACAACTGGAGAAAAGCTCACCGGAAAAGTAACGGGCATTCAACCATACGGAGCCTTTGTCGCATTAGACGAGAATACGCAGGGATTAGTTCATATTTCCGAAATTACGTATGGGTTCGTAAAAGACATTAACGATTACATTTCGGTAGGTGAAGAAGTAGAGGTAAAGGTGCTTGAAGTGGATGAGGAAGCTGGGAAAATTAGTCTTTCCATGCGTGCATTGCAAGAAGCGCCCGATAAAAACGATAACCCACGAAAATCATTACAAGCACGCGTAAACGAACGTGATGCTGAAGGCTTTAATTCATTGAAAGAAAAACTACAAGATTGGATTGGCAAATCTGGTCAATCAAAATGA
- a CDS encoding sigma 54-interacting transcriptional regulator: MQKNIDFLRPFYTFAVEQAGVGIHAIDKQGRTIIYNKKMKQIEGLALEDIQDRTIVELFNFEHDESTLLKVLQSGKELLNVKQTYWNRNGIQITTINDTYPIFDGDKLIGAVELSRDITALENLLHQPIQQSNDLAVFSLLTAASNSMKTVIATAKKAAKAKLPVLLIGEAGTGKDLLAQSIHSELSLKNDYFYTLHCRNSDSLTINRLNETLTGDESLTLFCERIDLLTMPLQQKLLDILTKKERQNLQFIASIGDDPVDLIASGVLLKDLYYFFASFAIQIPPLRKRKKDIMPFIDAYLTKRSAQYKSSLIGVTPEIEKIFNHYHWPGNMRELEFLLDEITSLATTETMITYEMLPLHFRLKNGDLNDDTIGVEDFIVQRDKDLLPLDQYLKEAEAYYVEKALKLYEGNITKTAHALGMSRQSLQYRLRKIKES, translated from the coding sequence TTGCAGAAAAACATAGACTTTCTACGCCCTTTTTACACTTTCGCAGTCGAACAAGCAGGGGTCGGCATTCACGCCATTGATAAACAAGGAAGAACAATTATTTACAATAAAAAAATGAAACAAATTGAAGGATTGGCACTGGAAGATATTCAAGACCGAACAATTGTTGAATTGTTTAATTTTGAACATGACGAAAGTACGCTGCTAAAAGTTTTGCAAAGTGGGAAAGAATTATTAAATGTGAAACAAACGTATTGGAATCGTAATGGGATTCAAATAACAACAATTAATGATACATATCCGATTTTCGATGGTGATAAGCTTATTGGTGCAGTGGAACTCTCTCGAGATATTACTGCATTAGAAAATCTATTGCATCAACCGATTCAACAAAGCAATGACCTGGCAGTGTTTAGTCTATTAACTGCAGCTTCTAATTCAATGAAAACAGTGATTGCCACAGCTAAAAAAGCTGCGAAAGCTAAACTGCCTGTGTTATTAATTGGTGAAGCTGGTACCGGTAAAGATTTGCTTGCACAGAGTATTCATAGCGAGTTATCACTAAAAAATGATTATTTTTACACGCTTCATTGTCGTAACTCGGATTCACTTACAATTAATCGCTTAAATGAAACGTTAACGGGTGATGAATCATTGACACTCTTTTGTGAACGTATTGATTTATTGACAATGCCCTTACAACAAAAACTTTTGGATATTTTAACAAAAAAGGAGCGGCAAAATTTACAGTTTATCGCAAGTATAGGGGATGATCCTGTTGACTTAATTGCTTCAGGGGTACTACTAAAAGATTTATATTATTTCTTTGCATCGTTCGCAATTCAAATTCCTCCACTTCGAAAACGTAAAAAAGACATTATGCCTTTTATTGACGCTTATCTAACAAAAAGAAGCGCACAATATAAGAGCAGTTTAATAGGCGTTACACCTGAAATTGAAAAGATCTTCAATCACTATCATTGGCCCGGGAATATGCGAGAATTGGAATTTTTACTCGATGAAATTACATCTCTCGCCACGACAGAAACAATGATTACTTATGAAATGCTCCCACTGCATTTTCGACTTAAAAATGGGGATTTAAATGATGATACGATTGGGGTCGAAGACTTTATTGTTCAACGAGATAAAGACTTATTGCCTCTTGACCAATATTTAAAAGAGGCCGAAGCTTATTATGTTGAAAAGGCGCTGAAATTATACGAGGGAAACATTACAAAAACTGCCCATGCACTTGGCATGAGCAGACAAAGTTTACAGTATCGTTTACGTAAAATTAAAGAATCGTAA
- the pruA gene encoding L-glutamate gamma-semialdehyde dehydrogenase, which produces MIPYKHEPFTDFTQKENEQALLEGFKTIEGYLGQDYPLIIGGERIMTEDKLVSFNPANKEETIGRVSKASRDLAEKAMNVADETFNTWRKMKPEFRADVLFKAAAIVRRRKHEFSALLVKEAGKPWHEADADTAEGIDFLEYYARQMLQLKEGMHVESRPGEYNQFHYIPLGVGVVISPWNFAFAIMAGTTAAALVTGNTVLLKPASTTPVVAYKFIEVLEEAGMPAGVVNFIPGSGSEIGDYIVDHPRTRFVSFTGSREVGTRIYERAAIVNEGQIWLKRVIAEMGGKDTIVVDNDADLELAAEAIVKSAFGFSGQKCSACSRAVIHEEVYDEVVERVEKLAKETTYGDPIDNQSFTGPVIDQASYDKIMSYIEIGKEEGRLVAGGVGDDSKGFFVAPTVFADLAPDARLMQEEIFGPVVGLTKAKNFDEAIEIANNTDYGLTGAVITNNREHIEQAREDFHVGNLYFNRGCTGAIVGYHPFGGFNMSGTDSKAGGPDYLQLHMQGKTTSEML; this is translated from the coding sequence TTGATTCCATACAAACACGAACCATTTACAGATTTCACTCAGAAAGAAAATGAACAAGCTTTACTTGAAGGATTTAAAACAATTGAAGGATATCTTGGACAAGACTATCCGTTAATCATTGGCGGGGAACGTATTATGACAGAAGACAAACTTGTCTCGTTTAACCCGGCGAATAAAGAAGAAACAATAGGTCGCGTTTCAAAAGCGAGCAGAGATCTGGCTGAAAAAGCAATGAACGTTGCAGATGAAACGTTTAACACGTGGAGAAAAATGAAGCCTGAATTCCGTGCAGATGTTTTATTCAAAGCGGCTGCGATTGTTCGTCGTCGTAAACATGAGTTTTCAGCACTGCTAGTTAAAGAAGCAGGAAAACCATGGCATGAAGCGGATGCAGATACTGCTGAAGGAATTGACTTCTTAGAGTATTATGCTCGTCAAATGCTTCAATTGAAAGAAGGTATGCACGTTGAAAGCCGCCCTGGCGAATATAACCAATTCCACTACATCCCACTAGGTGTTGGCGTTGTTATTTCACCATGGAACTTTGCTTTTGCAATTATGGCTGGTACAACTGCAGCTGCGCTGGTAACGGGTAACACTGTATTACTAAAACCAGCTTCGACAACGCCAGTCGTTGCTTACAAATTTATCGAAGTACTTGAAGAAGCAGGAATGCCAGCAGGCGTAGTAAACTTTATCCCGGGTTCAGGTTCTGAAATTGGTGACTATATCGTTGACCACCCAAGAACACGTTTTGTTTCATTCACAGGTTCACGTGAAGTTGGAACGCGCATTTATGAGCGTGCGGCTATTGTAAACGAAGGACAAATTTGGTTGAAGCGTGTTATCGCTGAAATGGGCGGTAAAGATACCATCGTTGTTGATAACGATGCAGATTTAGAGTTAGCAGCAGAAGCAATCGTTAAATCAGCATTTGGTTTCAGCGGACAGAAATGTTCAGCTTGTTCACGTGCTGTCATTCACGAAGAGGTATACGATGAGGTTGTTGAACGTGTTGAAAAATTAGCCAAAGAAACAACATACGGCGACCCAATTGATAATCAATCATTCACAGGTCCAGTAATTGACCAAGCTTCTTACGATAAAATTATGAGCTATATCGAAATTGGTAAAGAAGAAGGGCGTCTTGTTGCAGGTGGAGTTGGCGACGATTCCAAAGGATTCTTCGTTGCACCAACAGTATTCGCAGACTTAGCTCCGGATGCTCGTTTAATGCAAGAGGAGATTTTTGGACCAGTTGTTGGACTTACAAAAGCGAAAAATTTCGATGAAGCAATCGAAATTGCAAATAACACGGATTACGGCTTAACAGGTGCTGTCATTACAAACAACCGTGAACATATTGAACAAGCACGTGAAGATTTCCACGTTGGAAACTTATACTTCAACCGTGGATGTACAGGTGCAATTGTAGGGTACCATCCGTTTGGCGGCTTCAATATGTCAGGTACAGATTCAAAAGCTGGCGGACCTGATTACTTACAGCTTCATATGCAAGGCAAAACAACTTCAGAAATGCTATAA
- a CDS encoding ornithine--oxo-acid transaminase — MSVTEKIIVQTEKFGANNYHPLPIVISEAEGVWVTDPEGNRYMDMLAAYSAVNQGHRHPKIIDALKEQADRVTLTSRAFHNDQLGPWYEKICQLSGKDMALPMNTGAEAVETAIKTARRWAYDVKGVQDGKAEIIACNGNFHGRTMTAVSLSSEAEYQRGFGPMLPGIKHVPYGDIEALEAAITPNTAAFLIEPIQGEAGILIPPKGFMKAASELCKKHNVLFIADEIQAGLCRTGKMFACEWEEVEPDMYVLGKALGGGVFPISCVVANEDILGVFNPGSHGSTFGGNPMACAVSIASLEVLEDEKLADNSIELGNYFMEELRKIEHPSIKEVRGRGLFIGVELHEEARPYCEQLKELGLLCKETHDTVIRFAPPLVITKEEIDWALERIKKVFNS, encoded by the coding sequence ATGTCAGTAACAGAAAAAATTATTGTGCAAACAGAAAAATTTGGAGCGAATAACTACCATCCACTTCCAATTGTAATTTCCGAAGCGGAAGGGGTTTGGGTGACAGATCCAGAGGGCAATAGATACATGGATATGCTTGCTGCCTATTCAGCCGTGAACCAAGGACACCGCCATCCGAAAATCATTGATGCATTAAAGGAACAAGCGGATCGTGTAACGCTTACTTCACGTGCTTTTCACAATGATCAGTTAGGCCCATGGTACGAAAAAATTTGTCAGTTATCAGGAAAAGATATGGCGCTTCCAATGAATACAGGTGCTGAAGCAGTTGAAACAGCTATTAAAACTGCACGTCGCTGGGCTTATGACGTAAAAGGTGTACAAGACGGAAAAGCTGAAATCATTGCTTGTAATGGAAATTTCCACGGTCGGACAATGACTGCGGTTTCATTATCGTCGGAAGCTGAGTACCAGCGCGGATTTGGCCCGATGTTACCAGGAATTAAACATGTTCCATATGGAGATATTGAGGCGCTTGAAGCGGCAATTACGCCAAACACTGCTGCGTTTCTAATTGAACCTATTCAAGGTGAAGCTGGTATTTTAATCCCTCCGAAAGGTTTCATGAAGGCTGCTAGCGAGTTATGTAAAAAACATAACGTTTTATTTATTGCTGATGAAATTCAAGCCGGTCTTTGCAGAACAGGTAAAATGTTTGCTTGTGAATGGGAAGAAGTTGAACCTGATATGTATGTTTTAGGTAAAGCATTAGGTGGCGGTGTATTCCCAATTTCATGTGTAGTTGCAAACGAAGACATTTTAGGTGTATTTAATCCGGGGTCACACGGATCAACATTTGGTGGAAATCCAATGGCTTGTGCAGTATCCATTGCTTCATTAGAAGTGCTTGAGGATGAAAAACTTGCGGACAATTCTATTGAACTAGGTAACTACTTTATGGAAGAGTTACGTAAAATCGAACATCCTTCTATTAAGGAAGTCCGCGGTCGTGGTTTATTTATCGGTGTTGAACTACATGAAGAAGCTCGTCCTTATTGTGAACAGTTAAAAGAATTAGGACTTTTATGTAAAGAAACACATGATACAGTGATTCGATTTGCTCCACCGCTCGTTATTACAAAAGAAGAGATTGATTGGGCACTAGAAAGAATTAAAAAAGTCTTTAATTCATGA